A window from Neobacillus sp. PS3-40 encodes these proteins:
- a CDS encoding carboxypeptidase M32, whose translation MAIKIDYLEKEFLEYVKKITAYNEALALIYWDLRTGAPKQGVDQRSQVIGMLSSEVFKMSTSEEMAAYIANLSGKELSEISRKTLEECRKAYDRNKKVPAEEYKEYVILQSKAESVWEEARANSDFELFLPYLEKLVDMTKRIVNYWGYEGNKYNALLALYEPGMTVEILDKVFEELREKIVPLVKQIAESPNKPQTGFLYNHFPKESQRKFGLDILAQMGFDFDAGRLDVTVHPFATGLNPGDVRVTTRYDEHDFRTSLFGTIHEGGHALYEQNLSKELIGTTLCEGTSMGIHESQSLFFENIVGRNFSFWKHNYEQLKAYSGNHFENVSLEDFYRAINESKPSLIRIEADELTYPLHVIIRYEIEKGLFNDEIEVKDLPEIWNDMYEKILGIRPENDAKGVLQDVHWSGGSFGYFPSYALGYMYAAQFKNKMMEDLPNFNQLLEQGNLLPIKEWLTENIHQYGKLKKPLEILLDTTGEGLNAQYLIDYLYEKYSKVYQLT comes from the coding sequence ATGGCCATTAAAATAGACTATTTAGAAAAGGAATTTTTGGAATATGTAAAAAAAATTACTGCATACAATGAAGCTCTTGCACTTATTTATTGGGATTTACGAACCGGTGCCCCAAAACAGGGTGTTGATCAAAGATCACAGGTTATTGGAATGCTATCATCAGAAGTATTTAAGATGTCAACATCCGAAGAGATGGCTGCATACATAGCTAATTTATCAGGTAAAGAGCTTTCGGAAATTTCAAGGAAAACGCTTGAAGAATGTCGAAAGGCATATGATCGAAATAAAAAGGTACCTGCTGAAGAATACAAAGAATATGTTATTCTCCAATCAAAAGCCGAAAGTGTTTGGGAAGAAGCAAGAGCAAATTCGGATTTTGAACTGTTTCTCCCCTACTTAGAGAAATTAGTTGATATGACAAAACGTATCGTAAATTATTGGGGTTATGAAGGTAATAAATATAATGCTTTACTAGCACTCTATGAACCAGGCATGACGGTCGAAATCCTTGATAAAGTATTTGAAGAACTTAGGGAAAAGATTGTTCCTTTAGTAAAACAAATTGCTGAGTCTCCAAATAAGCCTCAAACAGGATTTTTATATAATCATTTCCCAAAAGAAAGCCAGAGGAAATTTGGTTTAGATATTCTTGCTCAAATGGGATTTGACTTTGACGCGGGGAGATTGGATGTGACTGTCCATCCATTTGCAACAGGATTGAATCCAGGTGATGTCCGTGTAACAACTAGATATGACGAACATGATTTCCGCACTTCCTTATTCGGAACAATCCATGAGGGTGGTCATGCTCTATACGAACAAAATCTTTCAAAAGAACTAATTGGAACCACTTTATGCGAGGGTACTTCAATGGGGATACATGAGTCGCAATCATTGTTCTTTGAAAATATAGTGGGCAGGAACTTTTCATTTTGGAAACATAATTATGAACAATTAAAGGCCTATTCTGGAAATCATTTTGAAAATGTTAGTCTTGAGGATTTTTACCGGGCAATAAATGAATCAAAACCTTCTTTAATCAGGATTGAAGCAGATGAGTTAACTTATCCTTTACATGTAATAATCCGCTATGAAATCGAAAAGGGATTGTTTAATGATGAAATTGAAGTGAAGGATCTTCCGGAAATATGGAATGATATGTATGAAAAAATTCTAGGGATTCGTCCTGAAAATGACGCTAAGGGTGTTCTGCAGGATGTACATTGGTCAGGAGGAAGCTTTGGGTATTTTCCTTCCTACGCTTTAGGATATATGTATGCAGCCCAATTTAAAAACAAAATGATGGAGGACCTTCCAAACTTTAATCAATTATTAGAACAAGGGAATTTACTTCCAATTAAGGAATGGTTAACAGAAAATATTCATCAATATGGAAAGTTAAAAAAGCCGCTTGAAATCCTGCTAGATACAACAGGTGAAGGATTGAATGCTCAATATCTAATAGATTATCTTTATGAGAAATATAGTAAGGTGTATCAATTAACATAA
- a CDS encoding EamA family transporter, with product MIPLLLIALSASLWGLIAIFVRTLSKVGFTPMEIVTIRVATATVMLCFGGLFMYPKQMKIKFADVKLFVGTGICSIVFFNWCYFTTINHMNLSIAVILLYTAPAFVTVLSFFFLNERLNVIKIISVIGTLIGCIFIAGINLSETSSISTIGLITGLGAGFGYSLYSIFGKFALRKYESFTVTFYTFLIATITLIPLTGIWEKWSLIWRSDNLFWALGLGLFPTVIAYFMYTKGLEKMESSKASIIATVEPVVATLLSVIYYQEKLGVMQLIGAAFVLISVILVNLPKVALSLFNKTKAPIN from the coding sequence ATGATACCACTTTTATTAATTGCACTGAGTGCTAGTTTGTGGGGATTGATAGCAATATTTGTTAGAACCCTTTCAAAAGTAGGTTTTACCCCAATGGAGATCGTCACCATTCGCGTCGCAACAGCAACAGTAATGCTTTGTTTCGGTGGATTGTTCATGTATCCAAAACAAATGAAAATAAAATTTGCAGATGTAAAGCTATTTGTTGGTACGGGTATCTGTAGTATCGTATTTTTTAATTGGTGTTACTTTACTACAATAAATCATATGAACCTTTCAATAGCGGTTATTTTGTTATATACTGCTCCAGCATTTGTAACAGTTTTATCTTTCTTTTTTTTAAATGAAAGATTGAATGTAATTAAAATTATTTCAGTAATTGGGACCTTAATAGGGTGTATTTTCATAGCGGGTATTAATCTTAGTGAAACTTCATCCATAAGCACAATTGGTTTAATAACAGGTTTAGGAGCAGGATTTGGCTATTCACTATATAGTATTTTTGGGAAATTTGCTTTGAGAAAATATGAATCTTTTACCGTGACTTTTTATACTTTCCTAATTGCGACGATTACATTAATTCCATTAACTGGTATATGGGAAAAATGGTCCTTGATTTGGCGAAGTGATAACCTCTTTTGGGCATTGGGCTTAGGATTATTTCCCACGGTTATCGCATATTTCATGTACACAAAGGGACTCGAGAAAATGGAAAGTAGTAAGGCATCGATAATTGCTACGGTTGAGCCAGTTGTAGCTACACTCCTTAGCGTTATCTATTACCAGGAAAAATTAGGGGTTATGCAATTAATTGGTGCTGCATTCGTCTTAATATCCGTAATACTTGTCAATTTACCAAAAGTAGCACTAAGTTTATTTAATAAAACAAAAGCCCCAATCAATTAG
- a CDS encoding isoprenylcysteine carboxylmethyltransferase family protein — MEDLSFFLILFFIIIFQRLVELIIARKNEKWMKQQGAIEFGKKHYLYMVLIHSLFFCSFFTEKVMFNRGLSLLWPLLWILFFVTQGIRVWIILSLGKYWNTKIIVLPNAKVIRRGPYRFIKHPNYAVVTLELFIIPLLFNAYFTALLFTILNIVILSIRIPEEERALKGLTEYEGSFKSCNRFFPKLLN, encoded by the coding sequence ATGGAAGATCTGTCATTTTTCTTGATCCTTTTTTTCATCATTATTTTTCAGAGGCTTGTGGAACTTATTATTGCAAGGAAGAATGAAAAATGGATGAAACAGCAAGGAGCAATCGAATTTGGTAAGAAGCACTATCTGTACATGGTTTTAATTCATTCACTGTTTTTTTGTTCTTTTTTTACGGAAAAGGTCATGTTTAATCGAGGTCTCTCCTTGCTGTGGCCACTACTTTGGATTCTTTTCTTCGTAACACAGGGGATAAGAGTTTGGATCATTTTATCATTGGGAAAATATTGGAATACGAAGATTATCGTATTACCAAATGCAAAAGTTATTCGGAGGGGGCCTTATCGGTTTATAAAGCATCCGAATTATGCTGTTGTTACATTAGAATTATTCATCATACCATTACTTTTTAATGCCTATTTTACTGCGTTATTATTCACGATTCTAAATATCGTGATTCTTTCCATTCGTATTCCGGAAGAAGAACGAGCACTAAAGGGGTTAACAGAATATGAAGGTTCCTTTAAGAGTTGTAATCGCTTTTTTCCTAAATTGTTAAATTAA
- a CDS encoding cytochrome c oxidase subunit 2A: MARKELKKEKTDVEDNTSLKGTLASVFILGIFIAGMWVGVYFVFLNRF, from the coding sequence TTGGCAAGAAAAGAACTTAAAAAGGAAAAAACGGATGTAGAGGATAACACTTCTTTGAAGGGAACCTTAGCATCCGTTTTCATTTTAGGCATTTTCATCGCAGGAATGTGGGTAGGCGTTTATTTCGTATTCCTAAATCGATTTTGA
- a CDS encoding chemotaxis protein CheX, which translates to MILTKNVNDLFNGTIESVKLLLPFELTIDQPSTLLEPLTQHPFGVLIGMKGNISGKIIIDASEEIFQKIGERMFGMILEGEMLESFAGELGNMLAGSLSTSISNHGFEIDITPPTILVKESLVNRHKKAYQFPFYLHHVGSLYIIFMIDYLNKE; encoded by the coding sequence ATGATACTTACAAAAAATGTCAATGACCTTTTTAATGGAACGATTGAGTCAGTAAAATTGCTTCTCCCATTCGAATTAACCATTGATCAGCCTTCTACCTTACTTGAACCTCTTACACAGCATCCCTTTGGAGTCTTAATTGGCATGAAGGGAAATATAAGTGGAAAAATCATTATTGACGCCAGTGAGGAAATTTTTCAAAAGATCGGTGAACGAATGTTCGGGATGATTTTAGAAGGAGAAATGTTAGAGTCATTCGCAGGTGAACTCGGTAATATGCTTGCGGGCTCTTTATCAACTTCTATTTCTAATCATGGCTTTGAAATAGATATAACACCACCAACAATTCTTGTAAAAGAATCGCTTGTTAATCGGCACAAGAAAGCATACCAGTTCCCGTTTTACCTTCATCATGTTGGTTCACTTTATATTATTTTTATGATTGATTATTTGAACAAAGAGTGA
- a CDS encoding 3-oxoacyl-[acyl-carrier-protein] synthase III C-terminal domain-containing protein — protein sequence MPTIISIADVHPPYEIKQDKAIAFARELFSESYKDIERLLKAFPNGQIEKRYFVKDIDWFETDRSFEERNDIYIESAVTLGKEAVQKCLNSKEFLKNNIPYQDIDAFFFISTTGFATPSIEARIMNQLPFSSHTKRIPIWGLGCAGGAAGLSRAFEYCLAFPTAKVLVLSVELCSLTFQRNDRSKSNLIGTSLFSDGVACALVCGDQVDINELRKTDTSPHILATQSTLMPDSLDVMGWDVKNNGLFVIFSRDIPHIIEDWLKPNVSEFLIEQNVKIEQIDYFIAHPGGKKVLDAYEKSLGIPKSMNNLSFEVLKQNGNMSSATIFYVLKAHMELDIQKGALGLGASLGPGFSSELLLMRWA from the coding sequence ATGCCAACCATTATTTCTATTGCAGACGTTCACCCGCCTTACGAGATAAAACAGGACAAGGCAATCGCCTTTGCTAGGGAGCTTTTTTCTGAATCCTATAAAGATATTGAAAGGCTATTAAAAGCCTTTCCGAACGGTCAAATTGAAAAGAGATATTTTGTAAAAGATATAGATTGGTTTGAAACGGACCGTTCTTTCGAGGAGAGAAATGATATCTATATTGAATCAGCGGTTACACTTGGCAAGGAAGCTGTCCAAAAATGCCTAAATAGTAAGGAATTTTTAAAAAACAATATCCCCTACCAGGATATCGATGCGTTCTTTTTTATCTCCACAACAGGTTTTGCAACACCAAGCATTGAAGCACGAATAATGAACCAATTACCATTTTCTTCTCATACAAAACGAATTCCTATCTGGGGCCTGGGGTGTGCAGGTGGAGCTGCAGGCTTATCAAGAGCATTTGAATACTGTCTGGCATTTCCCACTGCAAAAGTTCTAGTCCTATCTGTTGAACTTTGCAGTCTAACTTTTCAAAGAAATGATCGCTCAAAAAGCAATCTTATTGGAACATCGTTATTCTCAGATGGAGTTGCCTGTGCACTTGTTTGTGGTGATCAAGTCGATATTAATGAGCTTAGAAAGACCGATACTTCTCCACATATTTTGGCGACACAATCGACTCTTATGCCAGATTCTTTGGATGTTATGGGCTGGGATGTCAAGAATAATGGATTGTTTGTTATTTTTTCTCGTGATATCCCCCATATTATTGAAGATTGGTTAAAGCCCAATGTTAGCGAATTTTTAATCGAGCAAAATGTAAAAATTGAACAAATAGATTATTTTATTGCACACCCGGGTGGAAAAAAAGTTTTGGATGCCTATGAGAAATCCCTTGGTATCCCGAAATCGATGAATAATCTATCGTTTGAAGTACTGAAACAAAACGGAAATATGTCTTCAGCAACCATTTTCTATGTACTAAAAGCACATATGGAATTGGATATTCAAAAAGGAGCTCTCGGGTTGGGTGCCTCCCTTGGACCAGGATTCAGTTCAGAATTACTGTTGATGAGGTGGGCGTAA
- a CDS encoding b(o/a)3-type cytochrome-c oxidase subunit 1, translated as MANTITSQFKVDSKDAKLSMAHFFIAFTALALGGIMGLLQTFVRSGKYDLPGGISYYEILTVHGIMMGLVLTTFFIMGFQHSVVSRTAGTYSNTARHIGWIGFFVMTLGTGMSATMVLLNKASVLYTFYAPLQAHWIFYLGLTFFVIGSWIDGAALIMTYVKWRRNNPGKPGPLLSFMAVINTVLWFVATLGVAGTVLFQLLPWSLGLIDRINVLESRTLFWYFGHPLVYFWLLPAYMCWYAIIPKIIGGKIFSDSLARLSFILLLLFSIPVGFHHQLMEPGIDPAWKFIQVILTFMVVIPSLMTAFALFATFERSGRVKGATGLFGWFTILPWKDARFTVPFIGMAAFIPAGAGGIINASNQMDQVVHNTIWVTGHFHLTAATSVVLTFFGISYWLVPHLTGRILTKAMNKLAIIQAWIWFIGMVFMSGSMHIEGLLGAPRRSAFSTYGGAKQAMEWIPYQIAQAVGGSILFIGIILFVVIFINLAFFAPKGEEEFPIGEAENPEESIPLVLENWKLWIGITIALILFAYTIPFIHIIQHAPIGSKGFKTW; from the coding sequence ATGGCGAATACAATAACAAGTCAATTTAAGGTGGATTCGAAGGATGCGAAGCTTTCGATGGCTCACTTTTTTATCGCCTTTACGGCGCTAGCTCTTGGCGGAATAATGGGACTCCTGCAAACGTTTGTACGTTCAGGAAAATATGATCTGCCTGGTGGGATAAGCTATTATGAGATTTTAACTGTCCATGGAATTATGATGGGACTTGTTTTAACAACCTTCTTTATCATGGGATTCCAACATTCTGTAGTCTCAAGAACTGCAGGTACGTATTCCAATACTGCTCGACACATTGGATGGATTGGATTTTTCGTCATGACTCTTGGAACTGGCATGTCTGCAACCATGGTGTTACTTAACAAGGCATCTGTCCTCTATACTTTTTATGCACCATTGCAAGCACATTGGATTTTTTATTTAGGATTAACATTTTTTGTGATCGGAAGCTGGATTGATGGAGCAGCTTTAATTATGACCTATGTGAAATGGCGGAGAAACAACCCTGGAAAACCAGGACCATTATTAAGCTTTATGGCGGTCATAAATACTGTTCTATGGTTTGTAGCAACACTTGGGGTCGCAGGAACTGTTTTATTCCAGTTACTTCCTTGGTCACTTGGCCTTATTGATAGAATTAATGTTTTAGAAAGTAGGACTTTATTTTGGTATTTCGGACATCCACTCGTGTATTTTTGGCTCCTTCCTGCCTACATGTGTTGGTATGCTATCATTCCAAAGATAATAGGCGGAAAGATTTTTTCTGATTCTTTAGCCCGTTTATCATTTATTTTATTATTACTTTTTTCGATTCCAGTAGGTTTTCACCATCAACTAATGGAGCCTGGCATTGATCCTGCTTGGAAGTTTATACAGGTAATCTTGACTTTTATGGTCGTCATCCCATCTTTAATGACTGCATTTGCTTTGTTTGCAACATTTGAAAGAAGTGGGCGCGTTAAAGGGGCAACTGGATTATTTGGATGGTTTACAATACTTCCCTGGAAAGACGCGCGATTTACAGTACCTTTTATAGGCATGGCCGCATTTATACCCGCAGGAGCTGGTGGTATCATTAATGCTTCAAACCAAATGGACCAAGTGGTTCATAATACGATTTGGGTAACAGGCCACTTCCACTTGACGGCAGCAACATCAGTTGTATTAACATTCTTTGGTATCTCGTATTGGTTGGTTCCACATTTAACTGGCCGCATACTTACTAAAGCAATGAACAAACTGGCTATTATCCAGGCGTGGATCTGGTTTATCGGAATGGTATTCATGTCAGGTTCCATGCATATTGAAGGGCTACTAGGGGCTCCAAGACGCTCTGCTTTCTCTACTTATGGAGGTGCAAAGCAAGCAATGGAATGGATTCCATATCAAATAGCTCAGGCAGTGGGTGGAAGCATTTTATTTATTGGTATTATTCTTTTCGTAGTAATTTTTATCAACCTTGCTTTCTTTGCACCAAAAGGGGAAGAAGAATTCCCAATTGGTGAAGCAGAAAATCCTGAAGAATCGATTCCATTGGTTTTGGAAAACTGGAAATTATGGATTGGTATCACTATCGCACTTATTCTTTTTGCTTATACCATTCCATTTATCCATATCATTCAACACGCACCTATTGGTTCTAAAGGATTCAAAACATGGTAA
- a CDS encoding cytochrome c oxidase subunit II codes for MHLHKFEKIWLSFGIGALILFLIIIGVSAFYLGNMPPSSLTTINSEKVDQTAPFTKPGLHKVEGKSWDYELIVVASTFSFNPMSVKIPLGAKVKIIATTKDVVHGFEVAGTNINMMLEPGYVSEYTTTFDKQGNYLIVCNEYCGAGHHLMSSRIEVVK; via the coding sequence ATGCATCTTCACAAATTCGAAAAAATTTGGCTTTCCTTTGGTATAGGTGCCTTAATCCTTTTTTTAATTATTATCGGCGTCAGTGCATTCTATCTTGGTAACATGCCTCCTAGTTCTTTAACTACTATTAATTCAGAAAAGGTCGATCAAACAGCACCCTTCACTAAACCAGGCCTACATAAGGTTGAAGGGAAAAGTTGGGATTATGAATTAATTGTCGTAGCCTCTACTTTCTCCTTCAATCCGATGAGTGTAAAAATCCCACTTGGTGCAAAAGTAAAAATAATTGCAACTACGAAAGATGTTGTTCATGGCTTTGAAGTTGCCGGAACGAACATCAATATGATGCTAGAACCAGGATACGTTAGTGAATATACGACAACATTTGATAAACAAGGAAATTACTTAATCGTTTGTAATGAATACTGTGGTGCAGGTCACCATTTAATGAGTTCGCGAATTGAGGTGGTTAAGTAA
- a CDS encoding DUF2249 domain-containing protein: MQTFAKIINVPDFPPREKHPTIFGAYAELNSGEFMQIVNDHDPRPLQYQFMMEYPEQFTWEYLEEGPETWRVAVGKK, translated from the coding sequence ATGCAAACTTTCGCAAAGATTATAAATGTACCAGATTTCCCACCACGTGAGAAACATCCTACTATTTTTGGTGCTTATGCAGAATTAAATTCAGGGGAATTTATGCAAATTGTAAATGACCATGATCCAAGACCACTTCAATATCAATTTATGATGGAATATCCTGAGCAATTTACATGGGAGTACCTTGAAGAAGGACCTGAAACATGGAGAGTTGCAGTTGGTAAGAAGTAA